In one Thermaerobacter sp. PB12/4term genomic region, the following are encoded:
- the carB gene encoding carbamoyl-phosphate synthase large subunit — MTDPLPTHPLPAAPVRTASAGAGRDPGRAPAAVRKVLVIGSGPIIIGQAAEFDYSGTQACRALKEEGLEVVLLNSNPATVMTDPGTADRIYVEPLTAEFAEAVIRRERPDALLPTLGGQVGLNLAMELVRAGVLERYGVQLLGTPPEAIQRAEDREAFKELMLAIGEPVPQSTIVRSYEEALAFARRVGFPVIARPGYTLGGTGGGIARNEAELAALVDRGLAASPIGQVLLEESLLGWKEIEFEVIRDGAGNAIAICSMENVDPVGVHTGDSIVVAPALTLTDRQLQRLRSASLRIVGAIGVEGGCNVQLALRPDGAEYRVIEVNPRVSRSSALASKATGYPIAKVAARVALGRRLDEIRNPITGTSALFEPALDYVVVKIPRWPFDKFATADRRLGTQMKATGEVMAIDRSFEGALLKAVRSLEIGVDALEWPEARQLDERALEAAIREGDDRRLFLLAEALRGGRSVEELHAWTGIDRFFLHRIARVVALEERLRDAGRRAVPAAAPGAGAPPVPPDLLLEAKRLGLTDRRIAELAGSSEEAVRQARRAAGLRPGYKMVDTCAAEFEALTPYFYSTHGEADEAGERRAADGDRPVVVVLGAGPIRISQGIEFDYSAVHAVRTLRALGYRAVIVNNNPETVSTDFDTADRLYFEPLTPEDVRNVLDLEQPVGVLAQFGGQTAVNLVAPLAAAGVPILGTAPESVDVAESRERFDQLLARLGLQRPPGAAARSVAEAMAAAERIGYPVIVRPSYVLGGRAMQVASSPEELAAYLETAARVAGDRPVWIDRYIAGMELEVDAVADGETVVIPAVMRHIERAGVHSGDSIAVVPAPGVPAAVLAQVEAATVALARALEVRGVINLQFVWDGRTLYVLEVNPRASRTVPFITKATGVPLAELATRAALGQRLAGLGWRTGLLPPPEHVAVKLPVFSWNKLPGVDPSLGPEMQSTGEVMGIDATLEGALARGLLAAGMKLPDPGQGVLLTVADPDKPAAVELARRLAAAGYRLYATPGTAAALAAAGLEATVLPKLSAAPPDEPAPGPSRTPLLDALRDGRVRLVINTLTQGRDPQRDGFRIRRAAVERGIPCLTSLDTAAALVEVLMHQPDRRALAAQVRALQDLKPVAAGGNRPGAGAPGATAGHGPAVAGGGAGGGAHRDGRAGPQVPGTVQAFRAGRERR, encoded by the coding sequence GTGACTGACCCCCTACCGACCCACCCCCTGCCGGCAGCCCCCGTGCGGACCGCCTCGGCCGGCGCGGGCCGGGACCCGGGCCGGGCACCCGCGGCGGTGCGCAAGGTGCTGGTCATCGGCTCGGGGCCCATCATCATCGGCCAGGCGGCCGAGTTCGACTACTCCGGCACCCAGGCCTGCCGGGCCCTCAAGGAAGAGGGCCTGGAGGTGGTCCTGCTCAACTCCAACCCCGCCACGGTGATGACCGACCCCGGCACCGCCGACCGCATCTACGTGGAGCCCCTGACGGCCGAGTTCGCCGAGGCGGTGATCCGGCGCGAGCGGCCCGACGCCCTGCTGCCCACCCTGGGTGGGCAGGTGGGCCTCAATCTGGCCATGGAGCTGGTGCGGGCAGGGGTGCTGGAGCGCTATGGGGTCCAGCTGCTCGGGACGCCGCCCGAGGCGATCCAGCGGGCGGAAGACCGAGAGGCCTTCAAGGAGCTGATGCTGGCCATCGGCGAGCCGGTGCCCCAGAGCACCATCGTCCGCTCCTACGAGGAGGCCCTGGCCTTCGCCCGGCGGGTGGGCTTCCCCGTCATCGCCCGGCCCGGCTACACCCTGGGCGGCACCGGCGGCGGCATCGCCCGCAACGAGGCCGAGCTGGCGGCCCTGGTCGACCGCGGCCTGGCGGCCAGCCCCATCGGCCAGGTGCTGCTGGAAGAGAGCCTGCTGGGCTGGAAGGAGATCGAGTTCGAGGTCATCCGCGACGGGGCGGGCAACGCCATCGCCATCTGCAGCATGGAGAACGTGGACCCCGTGGGCGTCCACACCGGCGACAGCATCGTGGTGGCGCCGGCTCTCACCCTGACCGACCGGCAGCTGCAGCGGCTGCGCTCGGCCTCCCTGCGCATCGTCGGCGCCATCGGCGTGGAAGGGGGCTGCAACGTCCAGCTGGCCCTGCGGCCCGACGGGGCGGAGTACCGGGTCATCGAGGTGAACCCGCGGGTCAGCCGCTCCAGCGCCCTGGCCTCCAAGGCGACGGGCTACCCCATCGCCAAGGTGGCGGCCCGGGTGGCCCTGGGCCGGCGCTTGGACGAGATCCGCAACCCCATCACCGGCACCTCGGCCCTCTTCGAGCCGGCTCTGGATTACGTGGTGGTCAAGATCCCCCGCTGGCCCTTCGACAAGTTCGCCACCGCCGACCGGCGCCTGGGGACCCAGATGAAGGCCACGGGCGAGGTCATGGCCATCGACCGCAGCTTCGAGGGCGCCCTGCTCAAGGCGGTGCGCTCCCTGGAGATCGGGGTGGACGCCCTGGAGTGGCCCGAGGCGCGCCAGCTGGACGAACGGGCCCTGGAGGCGGCCATCCGGGAGGGCGACGACCGGCGCCTGTTCCTCCTGGCGGAGGCGCTGCGCGGGGGCCGCAGCGTGGAGGAGCTCCATGCCTGGACGGGCATCGACCGGTTCTTCCTGCACCGCATCGCCCGGGTGGTGGCGCTGGAGGAGCGGCTGCGGGACGCGGGGCGGCGGGCAGTTCCTGCCGCCGCCCCGGGCGCCGGGGCCCCGCCGGTCCCCCCGGACCTGCTCCTTGAGGCCAAGCGCCTGGGCCTGACCGACCGGCGCATCGCCGAGCTCGCGGGCTCGTCGGAAGAGGCGGTGCGGCAGGCGCGGCGGGCCGCCGGCCTGCGCCCCGGGTACAAGATGGTCGACACCTGTGCGGCCGAGTTCGAGGCGCTGACCCCCTACTTCTACTCCACCCACGGGGAGGCCGACGAAGCCGGCGAGCGCCGGGCGGCCGACGGCGACCGGCCGGTGGTGGTGGTGCTGGGCGCGGGGCCCATCCGTATCAGCCAGGGCATCGAGTTCGACTACAGCGCCGTCCACGCCGTGCGGACCCTGCGGGCCCTGGGCTACCGGGCGGTGATCGTCAACAACAACCCGGAGACGGTGAGCACCGACTTCGACACCGCGGACCGGCTCTACTTCGAGCCCCTGACCCCGGAAGACGTGCGCAACGTGCTGGACCTGGAGCAGCCCGTGGGGGTCCTGGCCCAGTTCGGCGGCCAGACGGCCGTCAACCTGGTGGCCCCCCTGGCGGCAGCGGGCGTGCCCATCCTGGGGACCGCCCCCGAGTCGGTGGACGTGGCGGAAAGCCGGGAGCGGTTCGACCAGTTGCTGGCCCGGCTGGGCCTCCAGCGGCCGCCGGGGGCGGCGGCCCGCTCGGTGGCGGAGGCCATGGCCGCGGCGGAGCGCATCGGCTACCCGGTGATCGTCCGGCCCTCTTACGTCCTGGGCGGGCGGGCCATGCAGGTGGCCTCCTCGCCGGAGGAACTGGCCGCCTACCTGGAAACGGCCGCCCGGGTGGCGGGCGACCGGCCCGTCTGGATCGACCGCTACATCGCCGGCATGGAGCTGGAGGTCGACGCGGTGGCCGACGGGGAGACGGTGGTGATCCCCGCGGTGATGCGCCACATCGAGCGGGCGGGGGTCCACTCCGGCGATTCCATCGCCGTGGTGCCCGCCCCCGGGGTGCCGGCGGCGGTGCTGGCCCAGGTGGAGGCCGCCACGGTGGCCCTGGCCCGGGCCCTGGAGGTGCGCGGGGTGATCAACCTGCAGTTCGTCTGGGACGGCCGGACGCTCTACGTGCTCGAGGTCAACCCCCGGGCCAGCCGCACGGTGCCCTTCATCACCAAGGCGACGGGCGTGCCCCTGGCGGAGCTGGCCACCCGGGCCGCCCTGGGCCAGCGCCTGGCCGGCCTGGGCTGGCGGACGGGCCTCCTGCCGCCGCCCGAGCACGTGGCGGTCAAGCTGCCGGTCTTCTCCTGGAACAAGCTGCCCGGGGTCGACCCCTCCCTGGGCCCGGAGATGCAGTCCACCGGCGAGGTGATGGGAATCGACGCGACCCTGGAAGGCGCCCTGGCCCGCGGCTTGCTGGCGGCGGGGATGAAGCTGCCCGACCCGGGGCAGGGGGTGCTGCTGACCGTGGCGGACCCGGACAAGCCGGCGGCGGTGGAACTGGCCCGGCGCCTGGCGGCGGCCGGTTACCGGCTCTACGCCACCCCCGGAACCGCGGCCGCCCTGGCGGCGGCGGGCCTGGAGGCCACGGTTTTGCCCAAGCTCTCGGCCGCCCCGCCGGACGAACCGGCCCCCGGCCCGTCCCGGACGCCGCTGCTGGATGCCCTGCGGGACGGCCGGGTGCGCCTGGTGATCAACACCCTGACCCAGGGCCGCGATCCCCAGCGGGACGGGTTCCGCATCCGGCGGGCGGCGGTGGAGCGGGGCATCCCCTGCCTGACCTCCCTGGATACCGCCGCGGCCCTGGTGGAGGTGCTGATGCACCAGCCCGACCGGCGGGCCCTGGCGGCCCAGGTCCGCGCCTTGCAGGACCTCAAGCCCGTGGCGGCCGGCGGGAACCGGCCCGGCGCCGGGGCGCCGGGGGCCACGGCGGGGCACGGCCCGGCGGTGGCCGGCGGCGGGGCGGGTGGCGGAGCGCACCGCGACGGGCGAGCGGGCCCCCAGGTCCCCGGGACGGTTCAGGCCTTCCGGGCGGGGAGGGAGCGGCGGTGA
- a CDS encoding carbamoyl phosphate synthase small subunit produces MEPGSLGLQQAGAAEAKGEPGAPGCTARVVVPARLVLEDGTQWFGRVVVAPGGETAGPSGPDAGGTAWAVTGEVVFNTSMTGYQELLSDPSYDGQIVVLTYPLVGNYGVHEDEDESAGPRVTALIARELFDAGAVGLHPLAAHLARSGVPAADGFDTRALTLHLRRRGTLRGVLTTDLRVATAELAARAADWTPPTALTAGTQQVYRVEPATPGAAPAPAPVPAPAPAATAVPGLPAGTDSAAGPVTGMAAAIGAGAAPGAAITGVGAAAGVKPAGAAPGGTARGVAAAATAPPARRAGFLPPHAVLVDFGVKRNILRALVSQGWRVTVVPALTPAGEILDLRPDAVILSNGPGDPRDLGAVLGTVRRLAEAVPTFGICLGHQLLGLAFGARAYKLPFGHRGANHPVKEIAAAAWPGSGQGDGRVFMTSQNHGYALDAESLEAAGLVVTHINVNDGTVEGLCHPHLRVRGLQFHPEAAPGPRDAAPLLAEFLRRVGPVPPRAAAGRGEPVLVAREGGLAGD; encoded by the coding sequence ATGGAACCTGGAAGCCTGGGCCTACAGCAGGCAGGGGCGGCGGAGGCGAAGGGCGAGCCCGGTGCCCCCGGCTGCACTGCCAGAGTGGTGGTGCCGGCCCGGCTGGTGCTGGAAGACGGCACCCAGTGGTTCGGCCGGGTGGTGGTCGCCCCCGGCGGCGAGACCGCCGGCCCGTCCGGTCCGGATGCCGGAGGGACCGCCTGGGCCGTCACCGGCGAGGTGGTGTTCAACACCAGCATGACGGGGTACCAGGAGCTTTTGTCCGACCCCTCCTACGACGGCCAGATCGTGGTCCTCACCTACCCCCTGGTCGGGAATTACGGCGTCCATGAGGATGAAGACGAGTCGGCCGGTCCGCGGGTCACGGCGCTCATTGCCCGGGAGCTGTTCGACGCCGGCGCCGTTGGGTTGCATCCCCTGGCGGCTCATCTGGCCCGGTCCGGCGTGCCGGCCGCCGACGGCTTCGACACCCGGGCGCTCACCCTGCACCTGCGGCGCAGGGGGACGCTGCGGGGCGTGCTGACCACGGACCTGCGGGTTGCCACGGCCGAACTGGCGGCCCGGGCAGCGGACTGGACCCCGCCCACGGCCCTGACGGCGGGCACGCAGCAGGTCTACCGGGTCGAACCGGCGACCCCGGGCGCGGCGCCGGCCCCCGCACCGGTCCCTGCCCCGGCCCCGGCGGCCACCGCCGTGCCGGGATTGCCGGCGGGGACCGATTCTGCCGCGGGGCCGGTGACCGGGATGGCGGCAGCCATCGGGGCGGGAGCAGCCCCTGGGGCGGCGATCACCGGGGTGGGCGCGGCTGCCGGGGTCAAGCCGGCCGGTGCGGCCCCGGGCGGGACGGCCCGGGGCGTGGCGGCCGCGGCGACCGCCCCGCCCGCCCGCCGCGCCGGGTTCCTCCCCCCTCACGCCGTGCTGGTGGACTTCGGCGTCAAGCGCAACATCCTGCGCGCCCTGGTGTCCCAGGGGTGGCGGGTGACGGTGGTCCCCGCCCTCACCCCCGCGGGCGAGATCCTGGACCTGCGGCCCGATGCGGTGATCCTTTCCAACGGGCCGGGGGACCCGCGGGACCTGGGCGCGGTGCTGGGCACGGTCCGCCGGCTGGCAGAGGCGGTTCCCACCTTCGGCATCTGCCTGGGCCACCAGCTGCTGGGGCTGGCCTTCGGCGCCCGGGCTTACAAGCTGCCCTTCGGCCACCGCGGCGCCAACCACCCCGTGAAGGAGATCGCCGCGGCGGCCTGGCCGGGTTCCGGTCAGGGCGACGGGCGGGTGTTCATGACCTCCCAGAACCACGGCTATGCCCTGGACGCCGAATCCCTGGAGGCGGCGGGACTGGTGGTGACCCACATCAACGTCAACGACGGCACGGTGGAGGGCCTCTGCCACCCCCACCTGCGGGTGCGGGGCCTGCAGTTCCACCCCGAGGCTGCCCCCGGCCCGCGGGACGCGGCGCCGCTGCTGGCCGAGTTCTTACGCCGGGTAGGGCCTGTGCCGCCGCGGGCGGCGGCCGGGCGGGGCGAGCCCGTCCTGGTGGCGCGGGAAGGAGGGCTGGCCGGTGACTGA
- a CDS encoding dihydroorotase, with protein sequence MRLWIRGGRLIDPSQGLDGPGDLVIAGGRIAYAGPPLPGAPAAARAAKGFPGTGGGAAAGGPGEPDPGGAGLQVLDARGLWVVPGLIDPHVHLRTPGETHKETLATGGAAAAAGGFTAVACMPNTRPPLDDAIRVEWLAMKAAAEAAVRVYVVAAATRGLAGDEPAPYAALKAAGAVAVSDDGRPIARAGVMARVLEGAAAAGLPVLVHAEEPELSAGGAMHAGAVAAAAGMPGIPATAEAVMVARDLLLAEQAGARLHVLHASAAVTLDLVRWGKARGIPVTVEVTPHHLLLCDEDVAEAGFHPHWKMNPPLRSRRDREALLEAVADGTVDAIATDHAPHHGMDKDCPFPEAAFGVVGLETALGLLLTHLVPRPLSPARLVELMAAGPARILGLPGGTLQPGVPADVTLIDPQRRWVVDPEQFASLGRNTPFAGWALRGRAVCTLVGGRVVFRLDGGPVPVAAGEAAAQGAAGTQETAGIV encoded by the coding sequence ATGCGCCTCTGGATACGCGGCGGCCGGTTGATCGATCCCAGCCAGGGGCTGGACGGGCCGGGCGACCTGGTGATCGCCGGAGGGCGCATCGCCTACGCCGGCCCCCCCTTGCCCGGCGCCCCCGCGGCGGCCCGGGCCGCAAAGGGGTTTCCCGGTACGGGCGGCGGCGCCGCGGCCGGTGGTCCCGGCGAGCCGGATCCCGGCGGTGCCGGGCTGCAGGTTCTCGATGCCCGGGGGCTGTGGGTGGTGCCCGGGTTGATCGACCCCCACGTCCACCTGCGCACCCCCGGGGAGACCCACAAGGAGACGCTGGCCACAGGGGGAGCGGCCGCCGCGGCAGGGGGCTTCACCGCGGTGGCCTGCATGCCTAACACCCGCCCGCCCCTGGACGATGCCATCCGGGTGGAGTGGCTGGCCATGAAGGCGGCCGCCGAGGCAGCCGTGCGGGTCTACGTGGTCGCCGCCGCCACCCGCGGGCTCGCCGGGGACGAGCCCGCTCCCTACGCCGCCCTCAAGGCCGCGGGGGCCGTGGCGGTAAGCGACGACGGCCGGCCCATCGCCCGGGCGGGCGTGATGGCCCGGGTGCTGGAAGGGGCGGCGGCCGCCGGGCTGCCCGTGCTGGTCCACGCGGAAGAACCCGAACTCAGCGCCGGCGGCGCCATGCATGCGGGCGCCGTGGCGGCGGCCGCCGGGATGCCCGGCATCCCCGCCACGGCCGAAGCGGTGATGGTGGCCCGGGATCTTTTGCTGGCCGAACAGGCCGGGGCGCGCCTGCACGTGCTTCACGCCAGCGCGGCCGTGACCCTGGACCTGGTGCGGTGGGGCAAGGCGCGGGGCATCCCCGTGACCGTGGAGGTCACGCCCCACCACCTGCTGCTCTGTGACGAAGATGTGGCCGAGGCCGGGTTCCACCCCCACTGGAAGATGAACCCGCCCCTGCGCTCCCGCCGGGACCGGGAGGCCCTCCTGGAGGCGGTGGCCGACGGCACGGTGGACGCCATCGCCACGGACCACGCGCCGCACCACGGGATGGACAAGGATTGCCCCTTTCCCGAGGCCGCCTTTGGCGTGGTGGGCCTGGAGACGGCCCTGGGCCTTCTGCTCACCCACCTGGTGCCCCGCCCCCTGTCGCCCGCCCGGCTGGTGGAGCTCATGGCCGCAGGCCCGGCCCGCATCCTGGGCCTTCCGGGCGGCACCTTGCAGCCCGGGGTCCCCGCCGACGTCACCCTGATCGACCCGCAGCGGCGGTGGGTGGTCGATCCCGAGCAGTTCGCCAGCTTGGGCCGCAACACCCCCTTTGCCGGCTGGGCCCTGCGGGGCCGGGCCGTGTGCACCCTGGTCGGCGGGCGGGTGGTGTTCCGCCTGGACGGCGGGCCGGTGCCGGTGGCAGCCGGCGAAGCCGCGGCCCAGGGGGCCGCGGGGACCCAGGAGACGGCCGGGATTGTATAA